From a single Calothrix sp. NIES-2098 genomic region:
- a CDS encoding RNP-1 like RNA-binding protein yields MSIYVGNLSYQVTEEDLKRAFAEYGTVNRVQLPTDRETGRPRGFAFVEMETDAQEIAAIDALDGAEWMGRDLKVNKAKPREERSSSRGGWGNNNRNNRRY; encoded by the coding sequence ATGTCAATTTACGTTGGAAACTTGTCTTATCAGGTGACTGAGGAAGACCTGAAAAGGGCTTTCGCAGAATATGGAACCGTTAATCGCGTTCAATTACCTACTGATAGAGAGACAGGTCGGCCACGTGGTTTTGCATTTGTAGAAATGGAAACCGATGCTCAAGAAATAGCTGCCATTGATGCACTAGATGGTGCAGAGTGGATGGGGCGCGATTTAAAAGTTAATAAGGCGAAGCCTCGTGAAGAAAGAAGTTCTTCTCGTGGTGGCTGGGGCAATAACAACCGTAATAATCGCCGTTACTAA
- a CDS encoding 30S ribosomal protein S21 translates to MTQVVLGENEGIESALRRFKREVSKAGIFQDMRKKRHFETPLEKEKRKAVARHKQSRRQRSRYR, encoded by the coding sequence ATGACACAAGTAGTATTAGGAGAGAACGAAGGTATTGAATCAGCTTTACGAAGATTTAAGCGGGAAGTTTCTAAAGCAGGAATTTTCCAAGATATGCGCAAAAAGCGTCACTTTGAGACACCTCTAGAAAAAGAGAAGCGCAAAGCAGTTGCTAGACACAAGCAAAGTCGTAGACAACGTTCTCGCTACAGATAA